The following are from one region of the Arachis duranensis cultivar V14167 chromosome 10, aradu.V14167.gnm2.J7QH, whole genome shotgun sequence genome:
- the LOC107469840 gene encoding uncharacterized protein LOC107469840 yields the protein MQNQDVTIEKLETQVGYLFNQTSNNNRSKKEECQAITLRSGKELKGFDQKKLEEESIEEGEKQDGDQSPTSKSQKEEGKLKPDVLRVPYPQQLKKKGDDNHAIIQHKLPQKLKDPGSFQIPYVIGEITVEKALCDLGASINLMSVAMMRKMKI from the exons ATGCAAAACCAAGATGTTACCATTGAGAAGCTTGAAACACAAGTTGGTTACCTATTCAATCAGACTTCTAACAACAACAGAAGTAAAAAGGAGGAGTGTCAAGCTATCACTCTTAGGAGTGGGAAGGAGCTGAAGGGATTTGACCAGAAGAAACTAGAAGAAGAGTCAATTGAGGAAGGAGAAAAGCAAGATGGAGACCAAAGCCCAACTTCTAAAAgtcaaaaagaagaagggaagctGAAACCGGATGTCCTGAGAGTTCCATACCCTCAGCAATTGAAGAAAAAGGGAGACGACAACca TGCTATCATTCAGCACAAATTAccccagaaattgaaggatccagggagttttcagATCCCCTATGTCATAGGTGAGATCACGGTAGAGAAGGCTCTTTGTGACTTAGGAGCCAGCATCAATTTGATGTCAGTAGCTATGATGAGGAAAATGAAGATCTAA